Proteins encoded in a region of the Methylosinus trichosporium OB3b genome:
- a CDS encoding ATP-binding protein, whose translation MSDLRRRYQGEALLGLVIDALPEAVFVIDSEARIVAANRSARSVLPSLRVNDPLARSLRSPDVLDALERVLRGGAPEKVIWVERLPVECWFEVHIAPLRLDGYENAAVASLRDLTESRRVERMRVDFVANASHELRTPLASLLGFVETLQGPARDDAKARERFLSIMREQAQRMSRLVDDLLSLSRIEQHLHLRPDTPVDLAILVAHIVDTLGPMAEDSGIELKLDATGPVVVPGDRDELARVAENLIENAIKYGAGPVEISLAPLGASAVFSVRDHGPGISPEHLPRLTERFYRVDAGKSRAKGGTGLGLAIVKHIVARHRGRLAIDSAPDKGATFRVFLPLAEAEKADGV comes from the coding sequence ATGTCCGATCTGCGCCGCCGCTATCAGGGAGAAGCCCTTCTCGGCCTCGTCATCGACGCGCTTCCGGAGGCGGTCTTCGTCATCGATTCCGAGGCGCGCATCGTCGCCGCCAATCGCTCCGCGCGCTCGGTGCTGCCGTCGCTGCGCGTCAATGATCCGCTGGCGCGCAGCCTGCGCTCGCCCGATGTGCTCGACGCGCTCGAGCGCGTGCTGCGCGGCGGCGCGCCGGAGAAGGTGATCTGGGTCGAGCGCCTGCCGGTCGAATGCTGGTTCGAGGTGCATATCGCGCCGCTGCGCCTCGATGGCTATGAGAACGCCGCGGTGGCGAGCCTGCGCGACTTGACCGAATCGCGCCGCGTCGAGCGCATGCGCGTCGATTTCGTCGCCAACGCCAGCCATGAGCTGCGCACGCCGCTCGCCTCGCTGCTCGGCTTCGTCGAGACCCTGCAAGGCCCGGCGCGCGACGACGCCAAGGCGCGCGAGCGTTTCCTCTCGATCATGCGCGAGCAGGCGCAGCGCATGTCGCGGCTCGTCGACGATCTCTTGTCGCTCTCGCGCATCGAGCAGCATCTGCATCTGCGCCCCGACACGCCGGTCGATCTCGCCATTCTCGTCGCCCATATCGTCGACACGCTCGGGCCTATGGCCGAGGACAGCGGGATCGAGCTGAAGCTCGACGCCACTGGCCCGGTCGTCGTTCCCGGCGATCGCGACGAGCTCGCCCGCGTCGCGGAAAATCTGATCGAGAATGCGATCAAATATGGAGCCGGCCCGGTCGAAATCTCGCTCGCGCCGCTCGGCGCCTCGGCCGTCTTCTCGGTGCGCGACCACGGCCCTGGAATCTCGCCGGAACATCTGCCGCGCCTCACCGAGCGCTTCTATCGCGTCGATGCGGGCAAGAGCCGCGCCAAGGGCGGCACCGGCCTCGGCCTCGCCATCGTCAAGCACATCGTGGCTCGCCACCGTGGCCGCCTCGCCATAGATTCAGCGCCGGACAAAGGCGCCACCTTTCGTGTCTTCTTGCCCCTCGCCGAGGCGGAAAAAGCCGATGGCGTTTGA
- a CDS encoding lysylphosphatidylglycerol synthase domain-containing protein: MNGRREARRPILNASARRRIEEASAHFRRQLEAREKAKRSQDEANEAAAPKVSEPKTFPDLVETARRRLAPNLGKALAGVASLAVFALAGFSLAGVVSSLKFSDVRAAIGATSAEQVLGALLLTALSYLALTGYDALALRQLGLRVRYRIAALASFTSYAFSFNLGFPVVTAAAVRYWIYSRVGVGAVQVANVTVIAGVTFWLGMASVVGVGLVARAGELGAIDKLPAFLNVALGLLVCAGVGYYLVWVALRRRRVRLRGHMFELPGFVPSLGQTVLGVVDLCCAAAALYLLLPQETNLDFFTFACVYVFACVLGVVSHAPGGIGVFEATMLHALPSHSQESLLASLLLFRVLYYFLPFILALALLGADEGSRRWHSLRETINRIMEARE; the protein is encoded by the coding sequence CGGCAGCTCGAAGCGCGCGAGAAAGCGAAGCGCTCGCAGGACGAGGCGAACGAGGCCGCGGCGCCGAAAGTAAGCGAGCCGAAGACCTTTCCTGATCTCGTCGAGACGGCGCGCCGGCGTCTCGCGCCCAATCTCGGCAAGGCGCTCGCCGGCGTCGCCAGCCTCGCCGTCTTCGCGCTGGCCGGCTTCAGCCTGGCCGGCGTCGTCTCGAGCCTCAAATTCTCCGACGTGCGCGCCGCCATCGGCGCGACCAGCGCCGAGCAGGTGCTCGGCGCGCTGCTGCTCACCGCGCTCTCCTATCTCGCGCTCACCGGCTATGACGCGCTGGCGCTGCGCCAGCTCGGCCTGCGCGTGCGCTACCGGATCGCCGCGCTCGCCTCTTTCACCAGCTACGCCTTCTCCTTCAATCTGGGCTTTCCGGTCGTCACCGCCGCGGCGGTGCGCTATTGGATCTATTCGCGCGTCGGCGTCGGCGCCGTGCAGGTCGCCAATGTCACGGTGATCGCCGGCGTCACCTTCTGGCTCGGCATGGCCTCGGTGGTCGGGGTCGGCCTCGTGGCGCGGGCCGGAGAGCTCGGCGCGATCGACAAATTGCCGGCCTTTCTCAATGTCGCGCTCGGCCTCCTCGTCTGCGCCGGCGTCGGCTATTACCTCGTCTGGGTGGCGCTGCGTCGGCGGCGCGTGCGCCTGCGCGGCCATATGTTCGAGCTGCCGGGCTTCGTTCCCTCGCTCGGCCAGACCGTTCTCGGCGTCGTCGACCTGTGCTGCGCCGCCGCCGCGCTCTACCTGCTGCTGCCGCAGGAGACGAATCTCGACTTCTTCACCTTCGCCTGCGTCTATGTGTTCGCCTGCGTCCTCGGCGTCGTCAGCCATGCGCCGGGCGGCATCGGCGTGTTCGAGGCGACGATGCTGCACGCGCTGCCGAGCCATTCGCAGGAGAGCCTGCTCGCCTCCCTGCTGCTGTTCCGCGTGCTCTATTATTTCCTGCCCTTCATCCTCGCGCTGGCGCTGCTGGGCGCGGACGAGGGCTCGCGCCGCTGGCACAGCCTGCGCGAGACCATCAACCGCATCATGGAGGCCCGCGAGTAG
- the pstS gene encoding phosphate ABC transporter substrate-binding protein PstS: MIFKFFNRIALAATVALATASAAVAVDISGAGATFPYPIYAKWADTYKKETGAGLNYQSIGSGGGIKQIKARTVTFGASDQPLKAEDLEAAGLVQWPQVIGGIVPVVNLDGVKSGDLVLDGQTLAAIFLGEIVKWDDAAIKKLNPKQKLPSTAIAVVHRSDGSGTTFNFTNYLSKVSADWKAKVGENASVEWPVGIGAKGNEGVANNVANTKGAIGYVEYAYAKQNKLTFTKLVNKDGKAVAPTTPTFQAAAANADWANAPGFYQILTDQPGAQSWPITAATFILLPKQPQDVAAAGEALKFFGWAFAKGGKAAEELDYIPMPAGVVALIKKSWAHVTDASGKPLASN; this comes from the coding sequence ATGATCTTCAAATTCTTCAACCGGATCGCTCTGGCGGCGACCGTGGCTCTCGCCACGGCGAGCGCGGCTGTCGCGGTCGACATCTCCGGCGCGGGCGCGACCTTCCCCTATCCGATCTACGCCAAATGGGCGGACACCTATAAGAAGGAGACCGGGGCCGGCCTCAACTATCAGTCGATCGGCTCGGGCGGCGGCATCAAGCAGATCAAGGCGCGCACGGTGACCTTCGGCGCTTCCGACCAGCCGCTCAAGGCCGAGGATCTCGAGGCCGCCGGCCTCGTGCAGTGGCCGCAGGTGATCGGCGGCATCGTTCCGGTCGTCAATCTCGACGGCGTGAAGTCGGGCGACCTCGTGCTCGACGGCCAGACCCTCGCCGCCATCTTCCTCGGCGAGATCGTCAAATGGGACGACGCTGCGATCAAGAAGCTGAACCCCAAGCAAAAGCTGCCCTCGACCGCGATCGCCGTCGTGCATCGCTCGGACGGCTCGGGCACGACCTTCAACTTCACCAATTATCTGTCCAAGGTCAGCGCCGACTGGAAGGCCAAGGTCGGCGAGAACGCCTCGGTCGAGTGGCCGGTCGGCATCGGCGCCAAGGGCAATGAAGGCGTCGCCAACAATGTCGCCAACACCAAGGGCGCGATCGGCTATGTCGAATACGCCTACGCCAAGCAGAACAAGCTGACCTTCACCAAGCTCGTCAACAAGGACGGCAAGGCCGTCGCGCCGACGACGCCGACCTTCCAGGCGGCCGCCGCCAACGCCGACTGGGCCAATGCGCCGGGCTTCTATCAGATCCTCACCGACCAGCCGGGCGCCCAGTCCTGGCCGATCACCGCCGCGACCTTCATTCTGCTGCCCAAGCAGCCGCAGGACGTCGCCGCCGCGGGCGAGGCGCTGAAGTTCTTCGGCTGGGCCTTCGCCAAGGGCGGCAAGGCGGCAGAGGAGCTCGACTATATTCCGATGCCGGCCGGCGTCGTGGCTCTGATCAAGAAGAGCTGGGCGCATGTCACCGATGCGAGCGGCAAGCCGCTGGCGTCGAACTGA